The proteins below are encoded in one region of Tessaracoccus aquimaris:
- the menD gene encoding 2-succinyl-5-enolpyruvyl-6-hydroxy-3-cyclohexene-1-carboxylic-acid synthase — MSSIELGSTIVDALVGLGVTDVVLAPGSRSAALALAVDRADRAGTLRLHVRVDERVAAFTALGLAKGSGRAVAVITTSGTAVANLVPAAMETTTAGVPLVLLTADRPAHHVGTGASQTGEQVGLFGTSVLGVVRLSSESGTPEAWAAGIQRAVVLAEGRRTRQPGAVQVNVEFETPMVGELPPPVERPFAVARSAGHESVELDGRRTVVLVGDASPVVGAEARALAEVSGAPLLAEPSSNARVGANANPGYRHLLADLGPQVERVVMFGHPTLTRPVTDLIGRPDIELVVVTDQARWHDPGHRAAIVADRVLLADQDPSWLAAWQAPVEEQRRPGFTQRTVADEVVASLGTDEDLWLGSSSIIRAADLSPLNPNPPHVYANRGLAGIDGTIASATGLALTSGRPMTVLLGDLTTQHDLGALVRPPSEPWPDRLRVVVADDRGGSIFRRLEQGAPEYAESFDRVFLTPQGVDLAGVAAALGWESVTVTDRESLSAALRGSAEFIVARVAG; from the coding sequence ATGAGCAGCATCGAACTTGGCTCGACCATCGTCGACGCGCTGGTGGGGCTCGGCGTCACCGACGTGGTGCTCGCCCCCGGGTCGCGCTCCGCGGCCCTCGCGCTCGCAGTCGACCGGGCCGACCGGGCGGGGACGCTTCGGCTGCACGTCCGCGTCGACGAACGGGTGGCCGCGTTCACCGCGCTCGGCCTTGCCAAGGGCTCTGGCCGCGCTGTCGCCGTCATCACGACCTCCGGCACCGCGGTCGCCAACCTGGTGCCCGCCGCCATGGAGACAACCACCGCCGGGGTGCCGCTCGTCCTGCTGACCGCCGATCGCCCGGCGCACCACGTCGGCACCGGCGCAAGCCAGACCGGCGAGCAGGTCGGCCTGTTCGGGACCTCGGTGCTCGGCGTCGTCCGGCTGTCGTCCGAGTCGGGGACGCCGGAGGCGTGGGCCGCGGGCATCCAGCGGGCCGTGGTGCTCGCCGAGGGTCGCCGCACCAGGCAGCCGGGTGCCGTGCAGGTCAACGTGGAGTTCGAGACGCCGATGGTGGGGGAGTTGCCCCCGCCCGTCGAGCGGCCGTTCGCCGTGGCGCGCTCGGCCGGACACGAATCCGTCGAACTGGACGGTCGTCGCACCGTCGTGCTCGTCGGGGACGCGTCGCCCGTGGTCGGCGCCGAGGCGCGTGCCCTGGCAGAGGTGAGCGGTGCGCCGCTGCTCGCCGAGCCGTCGTCGAACGCGCGGGTCGGCGCCAACGCCAACCCCGGATACCGGCACCTGCTCGCCGACCTCGGCCCGCAGGTCGAGCGGGTCGTCATGTTCGGCCACCCGACGCTCACCCGACCCGTCACGGACCTGATCGGCCGCCCAGACATCGAACTGGTGGTCGTCACGGACCAGGCCCGCTGGCACGACCCCGGCCACCGCGCCGCGATCGTGGCCGACCGGGTGCTGCTCGCCGACCAGGACCCCTCCTGGCTCGCCGCCTGGCAGGCTCCCGTCGAGGAACAGCGCAGGCCCGGATTCACGCAGCGGACGGTGGCCGACGAGGTGGTCGCCTCGCTCGGAACGGATGAGGACCTGTGGCTCGGGTCGAGTTCGATCATCCGGGCCGCCGACCTTTCGCCGCTGAACCCGAACCCTCCGCACGTCTACGCGAACCGGGGGCTTGCCGGCATCGACGGCACCATCGCTTCGGCGACGGGGCTGGCGCTGACCTCGGGTCGCCCCATGACGGTGCTGCTCGGCGACCTGACGACCCAGCACGACCTCGGCGCCCTGGTGCGGCCGCCGTCCGAGCCGTGGCCGGATCGCCTGCGGGTCGTCGTCGCCGATGACCGGGGAGGAAGCATCTTCCGCCGCCTTGAGCAGGGGGCCCCGGAGTACGCCGAGAGCTTCGACCGGGTCTTCCTGACGCCGCAAGGTGTCGACCTGGCGGGCGTCGCGGCGGCGCTGGGCTGGGAGTC